From a region of the Sesamum indicum cultivar Zhongzhi No. 13 linkage group LG3, S_indicum_v1.0, whole genome shotgun sequence genome:
- the LOC105157493 gene encoding pentatricopeptide repeat-containing protein At4g02750-like has translation MIGGRSSWKLHLTVQNNIPVLWTCISFLCNENRRTLQELYTTSATATSNSKSSILSRSRFSSLSEKKDDSVACLSFSSTYDYNVRMGELGRRGNVSAACKLFESMPERDKVSYASMISIYLKNEEFQKAERLYYEIPDGMSSIVADSAMVHAYAKVGRMDRAREIFDEMPERNAFSWTSLISGYFKLGRVGEALKLFGEMPESQKNEITWTNVVLGLGRNGLIDEARSAFDLMPVKNVVAWTSMIKAYVENDLVDEALKLFHEMPQYNLYSWNIIIYGLLDESRVNEAKELFDSMPWRNTVSWTTMVTGLARNGMVELARRYFDQMPNKDVSAWNAMITAYTDVGRMGEASELFKLMSGRNIVTWNAMIDGYAKDRQEDEAFRHFIWMLHSCIRPNETSLTSVLTSCRGMVGVLQVHGLVVHLGFEKERAMANTLITMYYRSGDVTSARTAFDSLEAKDVVTWTAMILAYSNHGFGLQALQAFAKMLRSGHTPDEITLVGVLSACSHAGLVKKGQMIFDSMTTYGLEPMPEHYSCLVDILGRAGLVNEAMKVVREMPPDKYDGAVLGALLGACRLHGNEGLVDHIGDELIALEPASSGGYVLLANVYAASGKWDKFSELRKKMKEREVKKVPGFSQIEVNGKSHVFLVGDRSHSEMKEIYMLLHEKLLPQMQDIGHEIANIPAVL, from the coding sequence ATGATCGGAGGCAGATCATCATGGAAACTGCATTTAACGGTGCAGAATAACATCCCCGTGCTTTGGACATGCATTTCTTTCTTGTGTAATGAGAATAGACGGACCCTTCAAGAACTTTACACCACCAGCGCCACTGCAACTTCCAACTCTAAAAGCAGCATTTTGTCACGCAGCAGATTTTCCTCTTTATCTGAAAAGAAAGATGATTCAGTCGCTTGTCTCAGTTTTAGTTCAACCTACGATTATAATGTACGGATGGGGGAACTGGGTCGTCGGGGAAACGTCAGTGCAGCATGCAAACTGTTCGAAAGCATGCCGGAACGAGACAAGGTGTCTTATGCTTCCATGATCAGTATTTATCTCAAGAACGAGGAGTTTCAGAAAGCTGAGAGGCTTTACTATGAAATTCCTGATGGTATGAGTAGCATTGTGGCGGACTCTGCTATGGTGCATGCATATGCTAAGGTTGGTAGAATGGATAGAGCGAGGgagatatttgatgaaatgccCGAGAGGAATGCATTTTCTTGGACTAGTTTGATCTCAGGATATTTTAAACTAGGGAGAGTTGGCGAGGCTCTTAAGCTTTTTGGGGAAATGCCTGAAAGccaaaaaaatgagattacATGGACTAATGTGGTTTTGGGTTTAGGACGAAATGGATTGATTGATGAAGCGCGAAGTGCTTTTGATCTGATGCCTGTGAAAAATGTCGTTGCATGGACATCGATGATCAAGGCTTATGTTGAGAATGATCTGGTTGATGAGGCACTCAAACTCTTTCATGAGATGCCACAGTATAATTTGTACTCTTggaacattattatttatgggCTTTTGGATGAGAGTAGAGTAAATGAAGCTAAGGAACTATTTGATTCGATGCCTTGGAGGAATACTGTTTCTTGGACTACTATGGTCACAGGTCTTGCTAGAAACGGGATGGTTGAATTAGCAAGGAGATACTTTGATCAAATGCCAAATAAGGATGTTTCAGCATGGAATGCAATGATCACAGCTTATACTGATGTAGGTCGAATGGGTGAGGCAAGTGAGCTTTTTAAGTTAATGTCTGGTAGAAATATCGTGACTTGGAATGCTATGATTGATGGGTATGCGAAAGATCGGCAAGAGGATGAAGCCTTTAGGCACTTTATTTGGATGCTTCATAGCTGCATTAGGCCAAATGAGACAAGTCTTACTAGTGTACTAACTTCATGCAGAGGTATGGTTGGGGTGTTACAAGTTCATGGGCTTGTTGTGCATCTTGGttttgagaaagaaagagcaaTGGCTAATACACTGATTACCATGTATTACAGAAGTGGTGATGTTACCTCTGCTCGGACTGCATTTGACAGTCTTGAGGCAAAGGATGTTGTAACATGGACTGCAATGATATTGGCATATTCTAATCATGGATTTGGTTTACAGGCACTGCAGGCATTTGCTAAGATGTTACGATCAGGACACACACCGGATGAGATTACTCTAGTAGGAGTCTTGTCGGCATGTAGTCATGCTGGCCTTGTCAAGAAAGGTCAAATGATTTTTGACTCCATGACGACTTATGGTTTAGAACCTATGCCAGAGCACTACTCTTGCCTTGTTGACATCCTAGGACGAGCTGGGCTGGTGAATGAAGCCATGAAAGTTGTACGTGAGATGCCTCCAGACAAATATGATGGTGCAGTTCTTGGGGCATTGCTTGGAGCTTGTAGGTTGCATGGAAATGAGGGGCTGGTTGATCATATAGGTGATGAGCTAATAGCGCTTGAGCCAGCTAGCTCTGGTGGATATGTGCTATTGGCAAATGTTTATGCCGCATCTGGAAAGTGGGATAAGTTTTCagaattaagaaagaaaatgaaggaaagGGAAGTGAAAAAAGTGCCTGGTTTCAGTCAAATTGAAGTTAACGGCAAGAGTCACGTATTTCTGGTGGGTGACAGATCTCATTCTGAAATGAAGGAGATTTACATGTTGCTGCATGAGAAACTTCTTCCTCAGATGCAAGATATTGGTCACGAAATTGCAAATATCCCTGCAGTATTATAG